A region of the Chryseobacterium cucumeris genome:
ATGCATTAAAAATATCACCTGCCGCCGACCTGGCTCTTCCGGTATCATTTCTGTTCAGAAAGCTTGCCGTAAAATTGACGAACCCATTATGACCAATTTTAGTTCCGTAATTAAGATCAAGCTGATATTTCTCTCCATCCCATCCTCCGGTATGATCATTAGCTCCTTTCGAATTAAATCCACCTCCCATAATTGCTGCGGTAAATGCATTGGTATTTTTCTTCATGATCACATTAATGACTCCGGCAATTGCATCAGAGCCGTATTGCGCTGAAGCCCCATCCCTCAATACTTCCAGCCTTTCAATAGCAAAAGCAGGAATAGCATTCAGATCGGTCCCTACAGAGCCTCTACCCGGAGAACCGTTAATATTAACCAGTGATGAAGTATGCCTTCTCTTTCCATTAAGTAAAACAAGTACCTGATCCGGCCCGAGCCCTCTCAATTGAGCTGGATCAACATGATCCGTACCATCTGCTACAGTTGTTGAATTGGAAGTAAAAGACGGTGCAGCATAGTTTAAGATCTGATTAAGATCGGTTTGCGGACTTAGTACAGATTGTGATCCAATATTGATAACATCCACAGGAACAGGTGTATCGGTTGCAACTCGGCTTTTATTTCTGGATCCTACAGTAATTTTAACTTCATCTACTGCCTTTACTTTTATAGAATCTTTCGTTTGTGCATTTAGGCTGGCTGACACAAAGACCAAGGTTCCCAAAAAGATAATTTTCTGGTAATTTTTTTTCATGTATTTTTTTTTCAAATGTAATAATTCAATTTTTAAAAAATGAAAATAATTTCATAAAAAATCTAAATTAATTAAATATTACATAATAAAATTGAATAAATAAATACATTAATCAAATAAAATTTAAAAAATATTAACAAATGAAAAAAGTAAAGTATAATTTTCATATTCCTAATAAAAACAGCTATTTACACAAAAAATTCAATAATTTTGTTGTAAGAAAAAACAATCATATGAAGAAGATTTTAATTGCTTCGATGCTTTTGGCTGCACAGCTCAGCTGGGCACAATTTACTGACATCAATATTATCAAAGAAGTACAGGTAAAAAAGAAAGGTGTTGTAGTCTCTGCACATCCGTTAGCCAGTGAAGCAGGAGCCAAAATCTTAAAGATGGGCGGAAATGCCTACGATGCTGTTACCGCAACACAATATGCCCTTGCTGTAGTGTATCCGCAGGCCGGAAACATCGGTGGCGGAGGATTTCTGGTAGGTGTAAAGAATAATGGTGAAAAATTCACACTGGATTACAGGGAAACAGCTCCGAAAAAGGCTTCCCGTGATATGTATATTGATAAAAAAGGAAAGGCAGATACAGATTTATCCCAGAACGGCAGACTTGCAGTAGGCATCCCGGGAAGTGTAGCAGGATTTTTTGCTACGTTGAAATACTGTAAACTTCCTATGGAAAAGATTATTCAGCCCGCCATTGATCTTGCTGAAAAAGGATTTGCCATCACAGACAAAGAGGCAGAAATGCTGAATAACCAAAGAGAAAAATTCCAGAAACATAATAAATCTTCCATCATTTTTGTAAAAGATACCCCATGGAAAGCCGGAGATCTATTGGTTCAAAAAGATTTAGCTGAAACTTTGAAACTGATCCAGAAACAGGGAGCTAAAGGTTTTTATGAAGGAAAAACAGCTGAACTTTTAGTTGCTGAAATGAAAAGAGGGAACGGAATCATCACATTGGAAGATCTTAAAAACTATAAAGTTGCTGAGAGAAAAGCATTGGAATTTGATTACAAAGGAAACGATGTTGTCACCATGCCTTTACCATCAAGCGGCGGAGTGCTACTTGCCCAGATGCTCAGAATGGCCAGTTTTGAAAACCTTGAAAAATATCAGCAGAACTCAACAAAAGCAGTTCAGATTATGGCTGAAGCAGAAAGAAGAGCGTTCGCAGACAGAGCTGAATATATGGGTGACCCGGATTTTATTCAGGACAAGACCTCTTACCTGATCTCTGATGATTATCTGAAAGGGAGATGGAAAAGTTTTAGTTTTGACAAAGCAACACCAAGTGCAGAAGTCGGTAAAATCATAGCACAACCGAAAGAATCAATGCAGACCACACATATTTCCGTATTGGATAAGGATGGAAATGCAGCTTCTGTAACCACGACTCTTAACGGATATTACGGAAGTAAAGTTTTAGTTACGGGAGCAGGATTCTTTTTAAATAATGAAATGGATGACTTTTCAATCAAACCCGGAGTACCGAATATGTTCGGAGCTGTGGGTGGAGAGGCCAATTCAATACAGCCCAACAAGAGAATGCTTTCTTCAATGACGCCAACGATTATTCTTAAGAATGGAAAACCTTTTATGGTTGTGGGAACTCCCGGAGGCACTACAATACCGACTTCAGTATACCAATCCATTGTGAATGTGGTTGATTTTAAGCTAAATGCGAATATGTCGGTCAATGCACCAAAATTCCATCACCAGTGGCTTCCTGAAACCATAACGGTTGAAAATAATTTTCCGGAAAGTACTATTTCTGAACTGAAAAGCAAGAATTACGTCATTGAAAAGACGAAGTACATCGGAAAAACAGAAATGATTGTTCTTGATGAAAACGGAAATATTCACGCAGTAGCAGACGGCCGTGGAGATGATTCTGTAGCAGTGGAATAAACTACATATTAATATATAAATAGAGTCATGGCTTCATTCTTCGAATGAAGCCATGACTTTTTAATTAATTTATAAAACAAGGTCAACAGATTCTTTTGAATGACTTTTGTCATGTTTTCAGATAAATTTTCTTAATTTTCGCCCTTAAAAAAACAAAACGACTGTTCTTTGAAAGCAAAAAAAATACACAATCAGCTTTATTTCCAGGTGATTATCGCCATCATTGCGGGTATTCTTCTTGGAAAATTTTACCCTGAATTGGGAGAAAAGATGAAACCATTGGGGGATGGATTCATCAAATTGGTAAAAATGATTATCGCTCCGGTAATTTTCATAACCCTTACTTTAGGAATTGCCCACATGACCGATTTGAAAAAAGTAGGCAGAATTGCAATCAAGGCAATGATCTATTTTTTTACCTTTTCAACTCTGGCTCTTATCATCGGATTAGTGGTAGGAAATATTCTGCAGCCGGGACATGGCTTGAACATTGATCCTGCTACCCTTTCGGGCGATGTTTCACAATACCAGGCAAAAGCTCATGAATCTACTCTTACGGGTTTTATTATGAATATTATTCCGGAGACATTATTCAGCCCTTTGGTGGGTGATAATATCCTGCAGGTTCTTCTGGTTGCTATTTTAATGGGAGTTGCTTTGGTTTTAACAAAAGAAAAGAGCCAGAAAGTAACTGATTTTCTACAGGATTTGTCGACTCCGGTATTTAAAATCGTCCATATGCTCATGAAACTTGCCCCGATAGGAGCTTTCGGTGCTATGGCCTTTACCATCGGAAAATATGGACTTCATTCTGTACTGAATCTTATATTCCTGGTAGGTACCTTTTATATTACGTCTATCCTTTTTGTGGTCTTGGTACTGGGAGCGGTGGCATGGTATAACGGATTTAATATTTTCAAACTTCTTTTTTATCTTAAGGAGGAGCTTCTTCTCGTTCTGGGCACAAGCTCTTCAGAGTCTGCCCTACCGGGAATTATGGAAAAACTTGAAAAAGCCGGCTGCTCACGGGCTATTGTAGGCCTTGTAGTTCCTACCGGATATTCTTTCAATCTTGACGGAACAAATATTTATATGACACTGGCCTCTCTCTTTATTGCACAGGCATTAAATATTCATCTTCCTCTCGAAAAGCAACTGATGCTTCTTTTGGTAGCCATGTTAAGTTCAAAAGGCGCAGCTGGTGTCACAGGTGCCGGGTTTGTTACGCTTGCAGCAACATTGGCCGTAGTTCCTGAAATTCCGATTGCAGGAATGACTTTAATTCTTGGAATTGATAAGTTCATGAGCGAATGCAGAGCTTTAACCAATGTCATTGGAAATTCTGTAGCTACAGTTGTAGTGGCCAACTGGGAAAAACAACTTGATAAAAAGCAACTTCAATACTGTCTGGAACATCCGGCTGAAGTGGAAAAGAAACTGGAAGTGTAGACAGGTGGCAGATGGCAGGTTTTAGGTTGCAGGGAATAGGGATAGAATTCAAGGTTCAAGGTTTAAGGTTGTGTGTAAAACGTAACTCGAAATAAACCGAACTCGCAGCCAAACAACCAGTAACTGGTAAACCCGAAACAGATTAACCCACACCAGTAACTGGCTTTAAATCAAAATATTCAAACTTGAAGGCTGTACTTTAACATGAATTGGTGATTTTATCTTATTGAATTCACCGTCAAGATGCCAGTTTTTGGTATTGACTTTAAATGATATTTCAGAGACCGGAAGATAGGTCACATACTCATCATCTTTCAGCCTTTTGGTAAACATTCTGAAAGCAAACAGCGCAGAATACGTCAAAGGAAATTTTTTCACCAAAACCATGTCAACCAATCCGTCACTTTTACTGGCTTTTGGTGCAATATAAGCGTTGTTACCAAACTGCCGGGTATTGGCGATGTTCATCATCAGATATCTGCCGTTATACTGCTGATATTCCTCATCAAAAAACTTCACTTTGATCGGTTTGTAATTGAAGAAGGTTTTCAGAGAAACTTTGATATAGTTTTTGAATCCACGGCTTGTTTTTTCAAACTCTTTAACTACTTTACCGTCAAAACCTGTTCCCGAAACATTGATGGAAAGCCTGTCGTTCACGGTAAATGTATCGATCTTTCTGGAATTTTTTGCTTTTATTTTTTCTAAAAGTTCGTCGAGATTTTTACTGAATTGTGTTTCATTAGAAAAACCGTTTCCTGAACCTGCGGGGAAAATTGCGAGAATTTTCTCTGTATTAATAAGGTTCCTGGCTACTGTAGAAATGGTACCATCCCCTCCTATTGCCACAAAAATATCTACCTTTCCGAAGTGAGACTGGATAAATTCATCTGTCCCGGGAATAGATTCTGAAACATAATACAGAGGATTGTTAACCTTTGCTTTAAGTTCGTTCAAAAACGGCTGATAGTTTTTTTTGGCCGAAAAAGGATTGATAATAAAAGCTACTTTGTCCATTACCGCAAAATTAAAAAATGCTTCCAAAACTGGAAGCATTAATTTACTTAATTTTCATTCTTTCTTTAAATTCTGTATTTAATGTACCTTTCAGATCTTCCCACGAAACAGGAATGGTAATATCTCCGGCAGCAAAAGCAGCAATTTCATAGGGACTGTAGTGAAAATACAGGTTTTTATCATCAAAATAAAAGTTATCAGATGCCGGAATTTTATCCACTAAAAGCATTTCTGAGTTTTTCACTTCTCCGTCACCATCCATCGTACCACTATTCATTTTATCGATATTCTTCATCAGAATGGCTTCAATTTTATTTTTAGGCATTGAAGTAATGTCTTTCAATTCTAATTTTTTGCTGTTTTTCAGATCAAAAACCCTTTCGGAAAATCCGTAATTATCATGTGCTCCACCTTCATATCCGCTTCCCACATATTGGATATGCATATAACCGTTGGTATTGGAAATAAGGTTCATGTGTGAGCTTGAATACCAGTTTTGAGCATAAGTGACATCTGAAGCCCAGTCTTTATTATCATTTTTTACAGAATTGAAATAACTATTTTTTTCATTGTCCAGATAAGCCTGAAGACCTGCTTTGGAAAAGTCTTTAATTTTTTCATTCTGGAAATAGATGCTGTCCAGTAGTTTTTTATCTTTTAAAGAAGGGAAAACCAACAGTTTTGAAGTGTAACTCACTTTTAAGGAGTCTGTAATTTTTGTAGAATCATTGACTTTCACAGAGTCCACTACAAATTCTTCAGTCGCTTTATTTTCTGTTTTTTCTGCTTGCCCTGCCTTTTCATTTTTTTTACAGGCCGTAACTACCAGGAAAGAAGATAATGCTATAACAGCAATCGTATTTTTCATAATTTATTTTTTTGAGTATATATACAAAAACCATTCAAAAGATGAATGGTTTTGGAAAAAAAAATATTTTTTTACTCAGATCACGTCAGACATTACTTTTTAACAAGACTGATTACCTGGTTTTCAAATTTTGAAGCGACGCCCCAAATTTGTTTAAATGCAGGATAGTACTCTTTCGGATAATCTGAACTGTTAATTTTTGTGGTGGTCGTTACCTCCAGCTTATTTCCTTTTTGTACGATAGAATAGGTATATTCTATTTCTTTATCTTCTGTAACAATCTTTTTTTCTTTAGGCATTTCCTCAATCACATATCCTTCCGGAATTTCAAGAGTTACTTTTTTTACTTTCGTGATCGGTGATCCAAAATCGATAGGATATTGTCTTACTTCCGTCTGATCAAATTCATTGGAACTTTTGTTTAAAAACAGCATAGGATTAATGATCATTTTCTTCCCTACTCTGTCAATCAGGTTGGGAGAAGAGAATTTCATACTGCTTTCAAAGTCTCCATTTTCTAAGACTTTTGAATCGATATCCGTAAAGTCCATGGAGAAGTTTTCCTTGTACTGTTTTTTGTATTTCTCAGCATTATCGTCATAGCTGTCTTTTACATACATTGCGTAGGCGCCGGTATCTCTGTCAGAATACGTTCCTGAAATACTTCCGTCGTCATTGATTTTACCATTGACTGTAAGGAAAGTATTACTTGACTTCACATTGGCCATTTGAATCAGAAGAGTCTTGTCTTTGGTGACTAAAATTCCATACTGATTCCAGTTTTTAAGAGGAATCTCATCCAGAGAAGATTGTTTTGAAGTGGCATCATAGATATGCAGCTGGTTATCAATACTGATCGCTGCTAATACAAAATTCATATTGGAAATATTAGGCGAAACCAAGTTGATTAACCCGTTTTCCACCGTAGAAATTACCAACGGATCAGCTTTAAGACCTGCTTCACGAAGCATCATAACAAGAAAAAGACTGATTTCTGCAGCGTTCCCAACTTTAGTTTCCAACAGTTTCCTGATGCCATCTTCTGTGTAGATTCCTTTATCTTTATTCCAGGTAAAGGTTTTTTGAACATAGGAAAAAATAGCATTTGCCTTTTCAAGATCTGTTTTCATTTCTGAAATTCCTGCCGGCATATTTTCTTTTGCCAGTTTTGTTCTTTTCAGTTCTCCTCCAAAATCTTCACTTTCATACAATCTCTTTCCAATCTGATCCCATGAGGAAGAATACAGCTTAAGCTCTCCGAAATTTGTAGAATTCAGCTCAGCACTGATTTTTGTTCTGAAGTTTCTGTCATTTCTTACAAATTTTTCAGTTTTAAAGCCTTTCAGATTTTCATAAGCAAATCTGTAGGTTCTGTATTGTGCACCATATAGGTATCTTTCCTCCATCTCTCTGTACTTAGGAGTAATTCCCCCTGTATAATTTACGTTATATGACATATTAATCGGAGTATCAAAAACGTATTCTGTATTCAGAGAAGGCGTGTCGGATTCTATCAATACTTCAGGAATCATAAATCTGAACGGAGATACAATTTCATATTGATACTCCAGGATTGATCCATTTTTCACACCTGGGAATGCAAATTTTGTGAGAGTAACATATTTATTCTCTTTGCTTTTATATTGAGAACTCTTTTCTACTTTTACAGGAACAGAATTTCCATTTTCAAGATTATAGGTAAAAGCCTTGAATTTACCTAGTGATTCTCTGTTTGAACCGATATTATAGATAGGGATTTCGAGATTCAGCCAATCTTCAGCTTTATCTTTATCATAAATCTTAACTCTGTAAAAATATCTTTTATGCAGATTACCGGTATTGTTATCGATCATAAAATAAGCAGATTTATACAAGATCTCTGCAGGAGCATTTTCATCCAGTAATGATTTGGTTTTAGATAAATCTGCATCATTAAATTTCGGAGGATTCAGAAATTCATATTTCTTCTGAGCATTTACCAGTATTGTGCCGGCTGAGCAAAGAAGCAATACTATTATTTTTTTCATGGCTATATTTTTGTTATTAAAATTTTTGAATTATCCATATTCAGGATCTTTTTTCTGAAACTGATATAGTCATTGTACTTTTCCTTTGGATACAGCCCTTTATTAATCTGTATTTTTCTGATCACTTTTACCTGATCATCACTTTTAACAAAGCTTAGCTTATAAGATCCGAACTCGGAAGTAATGCTTGAGTTATCCGGAGTTTCATCAACTTTATATCCTAAAGGAAGAACAAAAGCAATTTCATATTCATCCTCATAAGACATGCCTACTTCAAAAGGAAGCTCACGGTTTTCATCAGTTTTAAAGACTGCATCATTAAAAATAGGCACAGATCGGAACAATAGGCTGTTTCCTGCTTTTTTAGAGAAATTGTTGGTTTTAAAGTCCAGATCATAGGTAATAACGGCATTGTTTCTGTCGTTATTAAAATTTTTCATTTCAACTTTTTCAAAGTTCAGGATATTAAATCTTTCTTTAACTGCATCATTCTTTTCTTTAGGATTAAGGTTGGCAAATCTCAGATTATCATCATATTGATTTCCGGTATAAGAAAAGTTACCGGTGCCGATAATACTGTTATCCTCATTAAGATTAACTCTCAATGTTTGTTTTTCTTTATTCTGTTCAGCTTTATACACCGGTGTATTGATCAGTTCGATTCCTTTCGGAGTCACAGCAAGTACATTTCTGTCGGTAGTACTGTAATTTAAATGGTTAAAAGCAATTTGCTGAGAGGTATTTTCAAGCCATATATTTCCTTTTTCTGTTGGAACCATAAGAATAATATGATTTCCTCCCATAGAAGGAAATTCGGGATCAAAAGAAACCTGTGACCGACTGGAGGTAATGATGCAATAATTGGAAGGAATCCCTGCTTCATTCAGAAGAACTTTCATATAATTCGTAAGCCCCTTGCAATCTCCATAGCCTTTTTTCTGAACCTCATCCGGCATCATAGGCTGCCATCCACCTATTCCCAAAGCCACAGCAATATATCGGCTTTTGTTCTGCATGTACTGATAAATTTTCTTTACTTTATCTTCTACAGATCCCTGTAATTGTAAAGAGGCTACTTCAGCTTTAATAGCAGGAGTAGATGCAGAAACAGGTACCAAAAGATCATTGTAAATCCAGGTTCCGAAATCTGTCCAGTTATTCAAAGTTCCCTGTTTTCCTGCAAGGCTGAATTTTGTAAGTGTAAAGTTGACCGCAGGTAAGATTTTAACAGGCTCTGGAATCATAAAAGCATCGTCAATAGCAGGTACATTTTTGTATGAATAGGTTTTATCATTTCCACTACCGCTTTCTATCACAGAGGTATAATTGTATTTTGAAGGGTAAATTTTAGATCTGAGTTCTATTCCAGAAGTGTTAACGATTTTAAACTGTGCTTCTTCAAGAGATATTTTAGTAGAAGTAAAAGGTACAAAATCCGGGATAAAAACAGTGTCTTCATCTTCAGCTTCATAGGAAAAATCAATAGTATAAGGATATTGCACCGGTGTATATGAATAAACCAATATCCTGTTATCAGAATAAAAAACTCCCAGAGGATTGTTCGCTACGTCTTTAAAATCAGATTTTGAAACACTTTTAATTTTTTTGCCGGTCTCATCGTAAATCGTAAGTTTTATGTTTGAAATACTTTTTGATTTATCATAAGGGATGTAAGCTACTGCCTCATCGTCACCGTCTTTATTTAAGACTGTAATTATCTTATTTTTCTGATATTTTATTTCATCGATTTTATTGATCTGAACGGTTGTAAATTCTTTTCGGATTACAGCACTCGCATTTTTCTTTAAATTCTCAGGAATGGCAGAGGCAGGATAGCTCTGTGCGAAATATAATGAGGCGGTAGATAATGCCCCGAGGACTAATATTTTCATCATAGTTATTAAGATGGTACAAAAATAATAAAATCTTAATAACTGTTAAAAAAATATAAAAGGCTCCAACATGTGAAGCCTTCAACCTAATACTTAAAAAAGTACTGTTTTAAATGTACCTATAAGGCAATGAACACATTATCAACTTTTCATTGCTTATTTCTGAAAAGTTAAAACAGAATATTTATATTCATTCTATATTGAAATAAGAATATATATTCTGTAACATGAAGGGATAAACTTCAAATTGTCTGTACTCAAATTTATAATAATTTACAATCCATATGATTCAAATACTGTAGAATTAATAATAACGGAAAGTACAATTAATTCTACAATCCTATCGATGATTAATAAAAAAAAGACTTCAGCAATGAAGTCTTTTAATTTTTTTCTTTCTATTTAATCATTCGGGACCAGTTTACTGTCAAAACGATCACTTCCCAATCCCAATACAGGAATAAAAATAAATCCGAAAAGGAGAATCAGAATAGTGTACAGAGGTGTTTCTTTCGCAAAGCCTTTGGCAAGTCTGTCATATACCACCCAGCATGCATAAATGTTTACCAATGGAATAAAGAAAAGAATGATCCACCAAATCGGCTTTTTCACAATTTCCAGTAATACGATCGTGTTGTAAATAGGAATAAAGGCAGCCCAGGCATCTTGTCTTCCTGCTTTCTGGAAGATTTTGTACATGCAGTATCCATAGAATATATAGCAAAGCAGTCCGAAGAACATTGTTCCGATCCCTAATCCTGCAGCAACTGCACCAGAAGCCGCATCTGCTCCGTTGTAAGGATCTGTTTGTAAAAGAGTTAACATATTATTGTTTTTTTGGTTTATCCAAATATAAAAAAAGCTTCTAAATAATCAGAAGCTTTTTTATTATATTTTTAAAAAGGTTTATGCATCAATTTTTGCATATTTCGCATTTTTCTCGATAAATTCTCTTCTTGGCGGAACTTCATCTCCCATCAGCATTGAGAAAATACTGTCTGCTTCCACTGCATTATCAATGGTTACCTGCTTCAGAATTCTGTGTTCAGGATTCAATGTAGTTTCCCACAACTGTTCAGGGTTCATCTCTCCAAGACCTTTGTAACGTTGTACCTCTACTCCTTTTCCGTCCGGAGACATTTCTAAAGTAAATTCCTCACGCTCTTTTTCGTTATAAGCATACACTTTTTTATTTCCTTTCTTTAAAAGGTATAAAGGCGGTTGAGCGATATAGATATAACCATTCTCAATAAGTTCCTTCATATATCTGAAGAAGAAAGTAAGAATCAGTGTTGAAATGTGAGATCCGTCAATATCGGCATCGGTCATGATAACGATCTTGTGGTATCTTAATTTTGCCAGGTTCAATGCTTTGCTGTCTTCCTCAGTACCTACAGAAACCCCAAGAGCAGTATAGATATTTCTGATCTCTTCGTTATCATATACTTTGTGAAGCATAGATTTCTCTACGTTCAGAATTTTACCTCTTAACGGAAGGATAGCCTGGAAGTGTCTGTCTCTTCCCTGTTTAGCCGTACCCCCTGCGGAATCTCCCTCTACAAGGAAGATTTCAGATTCTGCCGGATCTTTTGATGAACAGTCTGATAATTTCCCTGGAAGACCGGAACCTCCCATCGGAGATTTTCTCTGAACCATTTCACGGGCTTTTTTTGCAGCCTGTCTTGCTTTTGCAGCTAAAACAACTTTCTGAACAATCAGCTTAGCTTCATTAGGATTTTCTTCCAGGAAGTTGGTAAGCATTTCCCCTACAATTTTATCTACAGCTCCGGAAACTTCAGAGTTTCCTAATTTTGTTTTAGTCTGTCCTTCAAACTGAGGTTCCATTACTTTTACAGAAACTACAGCTGTTAATCCCTCACGGAAATCATCACCTGTAACTTCTACTTTCTCTTTCTGTGGAATACCCAGATCATCAGCATATTTTTTAAGGGTTCTCGTCAAAGCACGTCTGAAACCTGCAAGGTGAGTTCCTCCTTCATGAGTGTTGATGTTGTTTACGTAAGAGTGAAGATTTTCGTTGAAAGAAGTATTGTAACGCATTGCTACTTCTACAGGAATATCATCTCTTTCTCCTTCCATGAAGATTACATGTTCCATGATAGACTCACGGTTACCATCAATGTAAGCAACGAATTCTTTTAACCCACCTTCTGAATGGAAAACTTCCGAACGGAAAGATCCGTCTTCTAATTTCTCTCTTTCATCAGTTAATGTAATGGTAATTCCTTTGTTAAGGTAAGAAAGTTCTCTTAAACGGCTTGCTAATGTATCGTAATTATAAATTAACTCTGTAAATATACTATCATCCGGCTGGAAAAACTGCTTGGTTCCTCTTTTTTCGCTGTGACCAATCTCCTCAACACCTGTCTGGGCTTTTCCTCTTGAATAAATCTGCTGGTAAACGTTTCCGTCTCTGTAAACCGTAGTGATCATCTCGTTGGAAAGAGCATTCACACACGAAACCCCAACCCCGTGAAGACCTCCTGAAACCTTATAAGAGTCTTTGTCAAACTTACCTCCGGCTCCAATTTTTGTCATTACCACTTCAAGGGCAGATTTCTGCTCTTTTTCGTGGAAATCAACCGGGATACCTCTACCGTTATCACTTACTTCAATTCCGTTTCCTTCCTTGATGCTAACGAAGATCGTGTCGCAGTACCCTGCCAATGCCTCGTCAATAGAGTTATCTACTACTTCATAAACCAAGTGGTGAAGTCCTCTGACTCCTACATCACCAATGTACATTGAAGGACGCATACGAACGTGTTCCA
Encoded here:
- the ggt gene encoding gamma-glutamyltransferase — protein: MKKILIASMLLAAQLSWAQFTDINIIKEVQVKKKGVVVSAHPLASEAGAKILKMGGNAYDAVTATQYALAVVYPQAGNIGGGGFLVGVKNNGEKFTLDYRETAPKKASRDMYIDKKGKADTDLSQNGRLAVGIPGSVAGFFATLKYCKLPMEKIIQPAIDLAEKGFAITDKEAEMLNNQREKFQKHNKSSIIFVKDTPWKAGDLLVQKDLAETLKLIQKQGAKGFYEGKTAELLVAEMKRGNGIITLEDLKNYKVAERKALEFDYKGNDVVTMPLPSSGGVLLAQMLRMASFENLEKYQQNSTKAVQIMAEAERRAFADRAEYMGDPDFIQDKTSYLISDDYLKGRWKSFSFDKATPSAEVGKIIAQPKESMQTTHISVLDKDGNAASVTTTLNGYYGSKVLVTGAGFFLNNEMDDFSIKPGVPNMFGAVGGEANSIQPNKRMLSSMTPTIILKNGKPFMVVGTPGGTTIPTSVYQSIVNVVDFKLNANMSVNAPKFHHQWLPETITVENNFPESTISELKSKNYVIEKTKYIGKTEMIVLDENGNIHAVADGRGDDSVAVE
- a CDS encoding dicarboxylate/amino acid:cation symporter, which gives rise to MKAKKIHNQLYFQVIIAIIAGILLGKFYPELGEKMKPLGDGFIKLVKMIIAPVIFITLTLGIAHMTDLKKVGRIAIKAMIYFFTFSTLALIIGLVVGNILQPGHGLNIDPATLSGDVSQYQAKAHESTLTGFIMNIIPETLFSPLVGDNILQVLLVAILMGVALVLTKEKSQKVTDFLQDLSTPVFKIVHMLMKLAPIGAFGAMAFTIGKYGLHSVLNLIFLVGTFYITSILFVVLVLGAVAWYNGFNIFKLLFYLKEELLLVLGTSSSESALPGIMEKLEKAGCSRAIVGLVVPTGYSFNLDGTNIYMTLASLFIAQALNIHLPLEKQLMLLLVAMLSSKGAAGVTGAGFVTLAATLAVVPEIPIAGMTLILGIDKFMSECRALTNVIGNSVATVVVANWEKQLDKKQLQYCLEHPAEVEKKLEV
- a CDS encoding diacylglycerol/lipid kinase family protein; amino-acid sequence: MDKVAFIINPFSAKKNYQPFLNELKAKVNNPLYYVSESIPGTDEFIQSHFGKVDIFVAIGGDGTISTVARNLINTEKILAIFPAGSGNGFSNETQFSKNLDELLEKIKAKNSRKIDTFTVNDRLSINVSGTGFDGKVVKEFEKTSRGFKNYIKVSLKTFFNYKPIKVKFFDEEYQQYNGRYLMMNIANTRQFGNNAYIAPKASKSDGLVDMVLVKKFPLTYSALFAFRMFTKRLKDDEYVTYLPVSEISFKVNTKNWHLDGEFNKIKSPIHVKVQPSSLNILI
- a CDS encoding RsiV family protein → MKNTIAVIALSSFLVVTACKKNEKAGQAEKTENKATEEFVVDSVKVNDSTKITDSLKVSYTSKLLVFPSLKDKKLLDSIYFQNEKIKDFSKAGLQAYLDNEKNSYFNSVKNDNKDWASDVTYAQNWYSSSHMNLISNTNGYMHIQYVGSGYEGGAHDNYGFSERVFDLKNSKKLELKDITSMPKNKIEAILMKNIDKMNSGTMDGDGEVKNSEMLLVDKIPASDNFYFDDKNLYFHYSPYEIAAFAAGDITIPVSWEDLKGTLNTEFKERMKIK
- a CDS encoding transglutaminase-like domain-containing protein, encoding MKKIIVLLLCSAGTILVNAQKKYEFLNPPKFNDADLSKTKSLLDENAPAEILYKSAYFMIDNNTGNLHKRYFYRVKIYDKDKAEDWLNLEIPIYNIGSNRESLGKFKAFTYNLENGNSVPVKVEKSSQYKSKENKYVTLTKFAFPGVKNGSILEYQYEIVSPFRFMIPEVLIESDTPSLNTEYVFDTPINMSYNVNYTGGITPKYREMEERYLYGAQYRTYRFAYENLKGFKTEKFVRNDRNFRTKISAELNSTNFGELKLYSSSWDQIGKRLYESEDFGGELKRTKLAKENMPAGISEMKTDLEKANAIFSYVQKTFTWNKDKGIYTEDGIRKLLETKVGNAAEISLFLVMMLREAGLKADPLVISTVENGLINLVSPNISNMNFVLAAISIDNQLHIYDATSKQSSLDEIPLKNWNQYGILVTKDKTLLIQMANVKSSNTFLTVNGKINDDGSISGTYSDRDTGAYAMYVKDSYDDNAEKYKKQYKENFSMDFTDIDSKVLENGDFESSMKFSSPNLIDRVGKKMIINPMLFLNKSSNEFDQTEVRQYPIDFGSPITKVKKVTLEIPEGYVIEEMPKEKKIVTEDKEIEYTYSIVQKGNKLEVTTTTKINSSDYPKEYYPAFKQIWGVASKFENQVISLVKK
- a CDS encoding DUF3857 domain-containing protein, whose product is MMKILVLGALSTASLYFAQSYPASAIPENLKKNASAVIRKEFTTVQINKIDEIKYQKNKIITVLNKDGDDEAVAYIPYDKSKSISNIKLTIYDETGKKIKSVSKSDFKDVANNPLGVFYSDNRILVYSYTPVQYPYTIDFSYEAEDEDTVFIPDFVPFTSTKISLEEAQFKIVNTSGIELRSKIYPSKYNYTSVIESGSGNDKTYSYKNVPAIDDAFMIPEPVKILPAVNFTLTKFSLAGKQGTLNNWTDFGTWIYNDLLVPVSASTPAIKAEVASLQLQGSVEDKVKKIYQYMQNKSRYIAVALGIGGWQPMMPDEVQKKGYGDCKGLTNYMKVLLNEAGIPSNYCIITSSRSQVSFDPEFPSMGGNHIILMVPTEKGNIWLENTSQQIAFNHLNYSTTDRNVLAVTPKGIELINTPVYKAEQNKEKQTLRVNLNEDNSIIGTGNFSYTGNQYDDNLRFANLNPKEKNDAVKERFNILNFEKVEMKNFNNDRNNAVITYDLDFKTNNFSKKAGNSLLFRSVPIFNDAVFKTDENRELPFEVGMSYEDEYEIAFVLPLGYKVDETPDNSSITSEFGSYKLSFVKSDDQVKVIRKIQINKGLYPKEKYNDYISFRKKILNMDNSKILITKI
- a CDS encoding DUF5684 domain-containing protein, whose translation is MLTLLQTDPYNGADAASGAVAAGLGIGTMFFGLLCYIFYGYCMYKIFQKAGRQDAWAAFIPIYNTIVLLEIVKKPIWWIILFFIPLVNIYACWVVYDRLAKGFAKETPLYTILILLFGFIFIPVLGLGSDRFDSKLVPND